In Chiroxiphia lanceolata isolate bChiLan1 chromosome 7, bChiLan1.pri, whole genome shotgun sequence, the DNA window taatttttagtttcttcacctcaatattttaaaaatttaacttttaCAAAGTGCAATACAGTATAACCATCTCACAGGCCCTTTACTGGCCACCTGCCCATGCTCAAGCTCACAGTACCTCTGCCCATGTAAACCTCACGGAAGAAGGAGTCACCACCAGCAAGGGCCATTCATTTTGGTAATAGGCAGCAATGCAGATCGCCTGGATGGTCTTGCCCAAGCCCATGTCATCCGCAAGGAGCAAACGTCCATTTCTCAAAATTGCGAAACTAGGGAAAATAGAGGGAAATAAGGGTCAAGAATTGCATTACTGTCTGGCAACCAAGATGAGCACAAGTCATCACCAAGCCTCTAATGTGGATCACCTGAAAGTGATCTGGGTTCTTCAGTAAACTTGGATTTTCTCCCTTAGTCTTAACAGACATGAGCAACTCGTACAGATCTCTCACAGCTTGGAAGCTCCTGAACAGAGTGGTTCAGCCTAGTCCTTAGAGACTGATTTCATATGAGAAGTAGTGTCAAGACCATACAATTATTTAAAGCACATTCTTTACATGGTATTACATTCTGTCCCAGAGTTCATCCTGGCTGAGCTAAGAAATCATTACCCGTAACAATGGCAATTTAAGGCCACTAAGAACAGACTTTCCTGGACTGTATATTGAAAACAACAAATGATCATATACGATGGGCACAGGGTCATTTAAGAGTTTATCTTTACATACAATTAGTCATTTTGAATCTGTCAGGGCCTTGGTCCCATTTCCTGGTCCCTTCCCCTGTGTAGTTAATAttcaaaaaacaacaacaacaaaagagatgtactcataaaaaaatattttaccttacaaaataaaaaaatcatatgacAATTATGTACATACTGAATCACAAGAGGGAGATCAGAGATGTATCATTTGAACAATTTTTTCAGACTAGCAAAATGCTACTTTGCTCCTGACTCATGATGAATTCTATctagaaacaaaacagatgtGTCACTCaaaaattccacaaaaaaaaaatcccaaccaaatAAACCATACTATACCAAACAACCAAAAGCCCAGAATGCCAGAGTATAAGAGACCAAGACTGAAGAAATGCAGAGCCTTCCATGGAAGAGAATGCAACCTGGGCACCAATATAAACTAGATAATTCTAGGCAAGGAGTAGCCCTTAACAGCATGCAAAAAGGACATACTTCACACCTTCCCGCTGAAAGGGCATGAGGCTCGTCACAATTTTGGAGTCCACTACTGAAAGGTCGGCATCAGGAATGTCTGTGCGTGACGGGGAtctctgcagctgagcagcaaaGGTCTGTATTACTGCCTGGGGCAGTGGCTCCACTTCTACTGACACGAGGCTCTGTAACACTTCCACTGCAAAGAACAGAGCAGTTTATGATTGCAAGGGGCAACATACACACAACTTACATTATGGACGTCAGGGCACAACCCTCAACCTCATCAGCAATACTATTTCCTGTCCTGAAACAGCTCACAGAAATCACTGCATCATGCACAGGTGTTAGCCTGGCCTGTTCCCTGAAGTCTATTTCAGAACCACATGATGAATCACATCTCCTCCCCTCATATTTAGACTTggttataaaaaaaatgaaactctgACGCCATCATTCTGAGATGATTGCTACTAATACAGCTGGAGCTGGATTATTCACACTGAGGGCAGCTTAGGGCACACTTACTCAGAAATGAAAGTATGGATTTTAACAAAAGAGCTCCTGAAGCCTAGAAGGCAGGGGCATCTTTATCTTGACCTTGGGATTCtgcattaaacacctctgaGGTTTCCACCATGTCCAAATCACCAGGAGTGACCCAAGACAGTTACCGAAAGAATACCATACGTGTTCAGCtttgaaaattctcttttcctcctgttccccAAATTCACACAGGCTGAGTTCTGTCTCCACTTCATCTCCCTCGTTTACTACATTTGGGTAAGAAAACAGGAATCACCCCAGGAGTCAGAGAAACTGCTCTTGTACCACTGTCAGCAGCACTCTGACAGGCATCCTTCAGTAACAAcagcacctccctgctcagctggtGTCCACTGCTGTTGTCCTGGACAGAAGCAGCTTGCAGGTCAGAACCAGCCCACAGGCAGTCACTTGAGTTCTTCAATACTTACGTTGTTTCACCCACGAAGCCCCTGAACTTTACCTTCCCAGCTGAACTAAAGGGATCCCCAGCCTCCATTATGCCAAGACCTTGAGGCCTTCACCCATACATCATAATAAACAAAGCATCGAGGTAATTCTCCTCCTGGACAACCTTATTTCAGTTCCCTCCAGCAGCCTCTCTATCCCATCCCCCCCCAATAAAcgtatttctttttaatccaaCAGTGAATTTCCACGAAAATAAATACCTGTTTAAAACATGCAGAGAACTGTGACCAGGAAAACATATTTAGTAATTTTTGACCAGTGACTATGAAACAAAAGACACCTCTACACTAGGAACACAAATGCACACGCACAGATCTTCACTGCAGGAagcaactttcttttttatttagtgGTTGGTCTGTATATGAAGTCcagaagacacaaaaaaaaacctgtttggaaaaacaactgaaacaaGAACTCACTATATCAACAGTAAATGCATCAGAATTCAGTTaggtatttttgtttcagttatctccaagaggaaagcagcaggatggaCCCTTGCCATATAAAGGGGAAAAGCAATTCCAAGAAATATACATATGAAAAGATTTCCATTTGTGGTTGGGCAATGACCAAACTTTTTAAACTCTCCAGTTTAATTTATACTTCTTCAATAGCAGGAACTCTCTCCACCCGAAGTACAGCAGAAGCTTGTTATTACACTCACAGACCGAGCTGCGTGTTAGCATAATTGCTACAATTTGCTCACTGAAAATTCTGTTGCTATTGTTCTGTACACGAGCTGGGAAAGTGATTAAGATATATCTGCCACCAGCATGATTCATCCAACAGACATTTTTTAGTGAAGTGACCTTTATATAAAGATGACTGAGCAACTAGGCAAAGAGACATTAACCTCTATAAACAGTTCTCAGCTAACAGATCTCTCTGCTGGAAATGGCAACCAGcctttttaaattctctttttttattctgatgtaGGCAAATGAACAGGCAACAAAGCAAATGCTGTTTCTCTAAAAGGCACGTGCTAGAAGCCTCAAATGCCCTCACAAATTACACCCTGCAAGATTCAcggaaattttttttctttcctcaaatcTGTGGGATTCTCAATACTTCATGTAATGTATATGACTGCCAGCCAGCTGACTGAAACTGTGACAGACTGGGAGGTGATGTGTTTGCTCAGACTGCCTAGCATGTGCGACAGGATCAGGCCCTTTGCACGTACAAAAGGCCTTTTTAGCAAATTGTGAGTGAACACCAGCTCTCACTGAAATCAGGACCTGTCAGCATCCCAACCCTGCAGTTTCATAACAGTCTCCACCAAGACACACTCTCTTGTTTTCAAGACCTGGCATTCCTACAGAGCCCCACTGCGTGGCTTTCAGCTCTACAGCCATTACTAACGTTATTAAGGCATGCATCATAGAAGCATGCATATACTCAATTATTAAACATGCTTTGGAATCCTGTGGAAGCAGGAGCCCATGCTGGATAAAAACTACTCTAAGCAACAGCTTTTCATCTCTGAAACGCTCAGTCACATTTTCTAAGAATGTGTGTAGAGCACCTTGCTTATTGTCTTCCTGAAGCTTACCCCAACCAAATTCCACAGCCACATATGAGTACCAAGGCAAACGCAGCAGGTCAACTgggatgaaaaataataatcctaACACTTAGGACTTGTGTAATGCTATTCCTCTCCAAGCACTCTATAAACTCTAACTAAACATAGAAGACTAAGAAGCAGATGTGCTAGAAGCATGCTGCTGAGACTGGATTATTCTGCAAAGTTGcacccattaaaaaaataaaaaatcactgCAACACAACAAACCACAGTTCTACATTTCAGTTCAGCAAGTCACAGTTTCAGCAGGATTACACAGATGCATAAAGGCAAAATGCagtgggcagaaactgatgcacaggaagttccacctgaatatgaggaagaaattctttactgtgcgAGTGACcaagaggttgtggagtcttccTCACTGGAGAAATATCCAcaaaccatctggacacaatcttgtgccatgtgctctaggatgaccctgcctgagggaggttggaccagatgacccacattggtcccttctaacctgacccattctgtgattctgagtcTACTGACCAACTTCTACCAAGCAATTAACTCTGTAGTGACATTATGTGCTTAAATTCCACTTGCAAGGAAAAATaggatgctttttttcttgctaaGCTTTCTTTTAAGCACCCAAACAGCATCAAAACATTTTAGTAGAATATGAAATTCAGCTTCAAGAATGCCTCTGCTTCAAGCAGATCTGCACAattctgcaagagaaaaaagcaaCTCTTCTTGTTTGCCTTAGAATCAACTCATCTATAGAAGCACCCTGAATTCTAACCTGCTGCAGACATCAATTAGAAACTTAATAGTTGTGTGCTGCCTGCAAAGCCATTATTACCAGCAGTAACATATGAGGCTGAACAAAATCAACTAGACAGCACTCAGACTGTAACTGTAGATGAACTGATTGTTACAGAAGTCATCATCTGACTTGAAAACCTAGTGCTCTGATCTGAAACCCCAAATTTACTGGGTGTGAAATGAACTAGCACACCAACATGCACACTACTAAGGAAATGGAAGCAAAACTGCCTGAtacatgtttgttttctaaGCAAGGGGTGGCTGTGACAGTGTACGAATTGATATACACACAAAAGAGTGCAAGGTGGGCTGGCACTGAGGGTAAGGGGAGCACAGCTAAAACACATCAGTTTGACAGAATTTCTGTAAGGACAGGTAGGCTTGGCAGCCACCATGTCAACCTCTTCAAATGTGGCAAGTGGAAACAAAGGAATCCATTCTCCTGTAACTCCTTAGTTCAAGTAGAGCTGCTTTACCTTATAAGCAATAAAAGTAACTTTGTGATAGTAAATACACCCACGCTTTAAGAAATGGTCCACAAATTCAGTGCAGAATCTGACAAAAGCTAAAGCTACCTTCCCCATGGGCCCCTAAAGTACTGTCATGAGTAGCACACATGAATAAAGTTTTGAGTCTGGGCAAACAGTGTAAATATTTGACAAAACAGGATGACGCTGGCCTCACAGTTCATTAGCAACTTGTCTTTCCagagtgaaaataaagaaaaaataaagttagaaTTCATTTGCCTCCCCAGAAAATAGCCCTCACCACGGAAATGCAGCTACTCACTTAGTTTGGGGTAATCCTCCAGCAGGAAATTCCACTTTCTGGTGTTCACATCTGCAATAGTTACAGCAAACAATGTCACAAGTCTCTTTCAAAAAAGACTGAATTGTCCATCCATAAGAACTTGCCCATTCATCCATATCTTCTGCTACAGATTTCAGAACTGCTTTAAAAGAATTGTTACCTTCTTCAAAATCATTTCTCCtctgtttgctttcatgttAAGCAACCAGTTTGGAGAAGATTTAAAATTACAAGCACACATCTAGAACTGGTATCACCAGAGCAAGCCAAGGTCAGCTCTCCAAATGAACCACAGTAATGAACCCATCCGCTCAAGAATTTTGGCAacccctttcttttccctgcaagAAGGGATGGAGAATGTGCATGAAGGTTCCCATTTGTTAACCAACAAACTCTGGCTTCAAACAGTAGAACAATAACTTTCAGTTGTACCTCTGTACTCTACAATTGACATGCTCAGGAGGGTACAAAGGAAATTCACCAATTCAACAATATCCAAAATGTAACATCATGCCAGACCTATCTGGCAGGTTTATCTCTGGATAGCACCTGCCTACAACATCCAGGGAAACAGGGTGAATCCTGAATCAGCTGAACAATGAGCCAGGTGAGGCCCTGCCCAAAGAACAAGCAATCTGGAATTTGTTCTCTATGCTGTCACTGACCTGCTGTGACACTCTGTGCCTCGTTCCCCAAattacaaggggaaaaaaattatatttatcatTGAAATCTGAATGCCAATATAAAAAGTACTCTACAGTTACACTTGCCTCAAAAATATTGGTAAAACTGCTGGTAAATTAAATCTGCCCAGGCAGTTGCAGCCATTATACGCCAGAGTAAAGCAGGATAAGAGAATGTCCAACTGCATTTGATAATAAAGGCAAGAACTTCACACGGTCTCCATATTGCTGGCAAATTATCAGCACATCCCACCTCAACAGTAAATGTCATCATGTTGGGTTCTGAAATATCACCTTGGCTAACAGGCCCAGGAGACATGTTCTGCCATGAGATAAAATGCTGGACACAGATACAGCACTACAACAGAACTACAAGAGCTCTCAAAATCTTCACCAAAGCACAATCTCTTATGCTCTTTCAGAGGGATGTACTCTCACAATCTGTCTTCTCTGAAGTAAGAGCAGCCCCAACaaggtcattaaaaaaaagcaaaaaaaccccatgagaCTCACCATAATTTCTGGAATCCATCTGTTTGAACACTCCAATCACTTCTGCAGAATACCCAATATCAACCTCAAATCGCAAGCGCGAGATCAGCACACACTTCCCTTGGACAAGggctgagggttttttccagttcttaCACATCTTCAAGAGGGATTTCACATCAACCCCACTGCCAATGAAATGAGAGCCTGATGCCAAGCCAACTgcattttctccttccagcGGTTCCAGAACTACTGATGAAAGTTGATTCGCTGCTTCCACTAGGGATAAAAAcatgagagacagaaaagaatgaATGACAGAGAACACCAGTAAACTGAAGATGCATAGGATacttggggaagaaaagggacaAGAGGATAACAAACCATGCACCTTCAAGTTGAAAAGGATTCCCTCCTTTCACTCACAGGGACAAAGACTAGAGAGAGGAATGGCCTGGAGGAGCAGATTGGTGGGATTTTCCACAGAGAATGCAGACATGGCAAAGGGAATGTATGACAGTAGGTGAACAAGGCCCTGTCCAGCATTGTCACTGCATTAGGCTCCTTCTCTGTCAGCAATCCTAACATGTGGCTCACTAAGCCAGGGCAAGCAATCTGCAGAACTACATTTAGCAGTAAATTGCACACAGCCATACAGCATTTTCACTTACAAAATCACAGGGACAGAGGCATGGTGATCAATGGTACATGCCTGAAAAGATGGGAAAGTGCTTCTGTaaacagcaaaggagaaagatCTAAAAATACCTGCCTCCTGCCAATGTCTGATAGGCAATCTCATCTAGGAAGAACACTGCATATTCACAGTGCTACAGGAAGGAAACTAGTCCAAAttcctaaattatttttgttacaaCTTAAGTTCATCACCCTTTATTCTACTGTGTCTTACAGTGAGGCTTGTACTGTCTTGACCAGCCACCTGCACTCCTGCCTTACCCATTGCTAGCAACCACCTCTGTCACGCCAGGGCATGGAGAGAGAAGGGATGCAGCATTTTACAGCTGCTAGCCTGAGAACACAGCTATCCACATAATAAATGTGCCACTTGTTCCTGTGTTGCTCAGCCAATCTATACCCATGTGTTGTCTCCATTATTATAACTGAACTCTGATGGTTAAGCTACAGGAATaacttttcttgtatttttttacagCACCAAAATAGTGCAATTTGTCCCCAGGACTCCAACTCACAGGTACTACAGTAACACAAAGATTCACAAACATCTCCAGAGTCCATTAGACTTAAGAGCAGGAGATCACCAAGCACATTCTGCCTCCATGTATTTGTGAAGAGGCAACTTCCCCTATCTGGTAGCTGTTTAGAGCAGATCCAGGCGAATCCAGTCCTTTGAGCATTGACCTGCACATCATGATCCactctgcttctttttaaacagtCCAGCTAACTGATATGcaacaaaatatacaaaatttaAGTTCAGTGGTCAAGATCTGAAATGGGAGAAGGAAATTCAGACAGTTTCTTCCTAACCAGTTAATAAATATACCGTTTGGATTTAATCCAATCTTATTTTAAGATAAGCGACTTCCAAAATAAATCCAAGTATTTGAGATTTCTACTCCAAATAAAAAGTTTAAGAGCATCctgtgaaagtaatttttaaagtagaagAATAGGAAACCACCAATTTAGACTTTCTCCTGCAAATGCACtaagcaaaacatttcagatgCTACTGTTAGATCTCACCTCTACAACtaatactgaaagaaaatgggggaaaaaacgtgtattttattcttatttcaaCATTTGTTTCTAGGCTTGACTGCGTGTTTAAATTATAGCgcaaagaaagaaaggtgaTACAAGACCACATTACTCAGAAGAACTAAATTAAGAGTGggaacttttaaaataattgttttacaCTGTCAAGACTTCAAGGCCCTTTTAATTCAGTTCCCTTTTCTCAGACTATTTTTCCACAATTTCATTGCCCAATATTGATCACATACTGTCTTCACTTGTAAACAGGAACTTTCCACAGAGTACTCATATATTTGATAGCTTTAAGGAAAAATGTCTGATTTCTAAAAGCCATCCTCTTCATTTGCAAGCTCCTTGGTGCAGACTCTGCTCTCATCTGTACTCGATACAATTCAAGCAAACCAGCagcatttaaattataaatgtgTGGCAACCCACATGGGAAGCTAAAATACCAGCACTCAACTGTGGCTTTTCAAAGTGCTCAACACAGGCCTAATTctgttcccactgaaatcaatagTGATTTATCACTCACTTCAATACAGTGTGCTTTTGAAAAGCTTACCTGAAGTGTTTGCCTCTATCATCTCTCAATCTTTCCAGAACAAAATGataggagagggaaaaaaagataaagctATCCTTGTTATgccaaaaaaaggcaaatccaTTTTCAGTCTCACTCAAAGCTCTGGAGAGTTACCCTTTATCCTTTTATGACACACAAAATTAACAGGAAAAGTGTTTCAAAAGagctatttaaaaagaaaatacatgaatGGATGCAGAAATTAAGCATTAGCCACTGGAACACACTCAATTCTCAATACAAATTCAAATGAAGTACCAGCACAGCAGATAATTTTCCTACGATCTTCTTGGTTGCTGAAGAACTCAGCAATGGCAGAAGAAGTTTAACCCGTGCTTGGTATTTAGattacatgaaaaattaaattatttctaatcaACTACAAAGTGTCAGAAAAATGCTATGAGCTAGATGCCTAAAAGATAGGCATTATCTTTGAGTAGCACTACTTTTATTATCCAAGGCAATAACAGAGCTAAATAATAACTAAGgaaggcaggggaaggggggtATGTGTCAAGATTTCAATGCTTTTTTATCATTAAACAACCAATTTACTTACTGAGACTGTGGTAATCTCCCAAGctgaaattccattttttcatAGCAGGATCTAAAATAGGGTAGAATATGGATCATTTGAGGTAGAAAAAAGTGGTGGTATGCAATGTTCATGTGAGGTAAGAGAATTAAATCTACTCGTGCAAACTTTTTGCCATATATCTGAAAACCAGTTATACTCAGTTATAACAGTTCATAGCTACGTGACACCAAAAAAAGCCATAGGGCATATCAGTATCAAAACAAGAAGAATGCAGTAGCCATTCACAGGGATCAGCAACACATGGGGGAAACAAAAGTAGAATATAGCAAATAAAGGCGGGGGGAAAGATCAGAAGCAAGCCAAAAGGCGGAGATTCCGCTGCTTTCCGTAACCCAGTTAACAGAATCAGCTTATCAACTCTGAACTACAGCAGAAGTGACCCTATCAATTTATGAATAACTTCTCTTCCTTCACTCCCTAAAGACTCTGACCAGCTGCTGCCACTAAATTTCTCAGAGCACTGTTCATAAAGCAAggcttttgatttcttttctaaatcCAAGCTCAAGCTATTTATACCCAAAATTTCTATCCCATTtcatctgtctttatttttttaggcCCCATTAATACCACCTATTCCACCCCAGCAATAGGTGCACTGGTAGGTGCATATAGCAACTACAATTGCAGCAGATGCGAAAACTTCAACCCAATGTAACACAGAGAtagcaacaaacaaacaattctTACCATAGGCTTTGCTTGGTACCTTCTTAAACACAGTAACAAGTTCAGCATTATACCCTATTTCAACCTGGAATCTGTCTTCCCCATATttcacacattttccttttgtaacaTTATTTGCTTTCTTGCCAGAGGCAGTTTCAAAGGTAGAGTCCACACCAGCAGAGTTGGTCAGCTTCTGCATCCTACCACTGGCCTGAGAGACAAAACCTTCCCCTCTTCTTTCTGTCAGTCTGCTTGTGTTTATCAGCATTTCTGAATCACTTGGGGCGGCACTGCTTGATggtaaaacacattttatggCAGATTTGTTCAGACTTTGTAAATTTTTACTATCGTCAGGGTGCATGTTATCAATTAATCTAGGATGAGATGATTCTGTGGAGTTTTTGAAAGCTGGGTAGCATTTGGACTGCTGGAAGGTCCCAAGATTAATTAAAGCTTGTTGTCCATGTTCCTGACTACCAGCATCCAAGTAACATTTATGGGAATAACTCAGAGAATTTGGGATCATTGTAGGGAAACGCTTAAGGCCACTTGCTTGTTCCGAGTCCTCTGAACAATTCTTTTGCTGCTCCCTTTGTGAACCAGCCATCTGTTGGTTTGCAGTGTAATGGTTATAACCTTTCTGAAGATAGCTCTTCTGCTCCACAGGATTGTTTGGATTCTGTTGGTGCTGGCTGGTGAACCTGGCAtggttgttttcttcctttgagtTTCCCTGATTGCCTGGGCTCTGTTCTTTCACCTGAGGTGCAGCAATCCCCACCTGCGCAGCTCTCTGGACTGccagcctctctgctctccGAGCCAAAGCTATCCGCCGATTCTCTTCAATTCTCCTCTTTTGTTCCTCTGTAAGGCCTGACGACATCTTCAACAATTCAAATAATAAATCTGCACCAACACTACATCGGGAATTAATCACAGAGGCTAATTACAGAGGCACCTGCTTCTTTACAGGAACGGGGGCCagtctactaaaaaaaaaaaaaaaagaacaccaaCAAATAGAGACAGGAAGTTTCAACTCAGTTCCCCCAAATGATTATTGTATTGATAACTCAGTATTATTAGTGATTGACTATTACTGTATCTGATCCTACACAAATATCTGGTAGTATAGCAAAGCTGTCAGACCAAGGTTCAGTCATTATCAGCAAGTAGATGGTGACAACCATTGATGCCAGTCCCATGTAgataaaacatacagaaaaaggagaaaaccccTATCCCACTACAGTTCTGAGCACTCTTGTCTGCAAATCCCACAGAACTGATgaaacagcaaagcacagggacacactgcACTGCAGAGCCAGCTCTAAAAAGGTAAACGCAGGCAAAGCAATACATCTCTGCACAGTGTTGTGGAAATGTGTCCTATTTCAGGTACCCATCAGCAAAGATGGAACGATGGCCATTCTACCTGTTCACCTTTAGCTCTTTGGGTACCTGACAGAGCGTGGCAGATACATATTGAACCCCAAAGGGCAGAGTCGGCTCCTGCCTTGAGAAAGGCAGCTCACGGATAGAAGCGCAGACCCGGTTCCCGCGACATCTCCCAGGAGCCGGCCTCGCTCCATCTCCTCTCCACCTCATGCCCCGGGGGCCGCCCGCCCGCTCCAGCCCTCCATTCACGCACATTCCTCACCACCCCGGGAGCGACCTGCTCCCTGCCCGCTCCTCTCCCATGCGGCGGGCAGGCTCCCGTCCCAAACTCCACGGAGGTCCCGGCCCGCGGCCCGCGGCCCGCTCCCCGGCCCTCCCCGCCGCCAGGGaccccccgccgccccgcggggtccccggcgctgccgcccgTCCCCGGGCGCGGGGGCTGCGCCGCGgtgcccgcccggccccggggaCTCCGCCGCCCCTCGCTCACCCGCCAGCGGGCGCACCCCGGGACCCGCCGAGGGACTACACCTCCCAGCAGCCCCCGCACCACTGCCTGGCGGCACCGAGCGGGCGGCAGCGCGCGGTGTGACGGGATACAAGCGGCGCGGGGCGcgcagggagctgggaagtgtAGTCTCATGCTGAGGGCGCCATGTCGGGGCCGCTGCGGTGGTTACACCGGAGCAGGCGGGGGTCCAGGGGCCGCCCCTGCCACCCGCTTGCCCCTGTTCGGTTCAGGGCCACATACGGGATGCGGGGAGTCTGCTACCGGCCCCAGGCCGAGGGTTTGCCCCAGCCAGCACCTGGTGCTGCACGGACGGAGCAGGGCACCCTCGCTGGCTGCCCCTTCTGAGCGATCTGGCACACCAGCGTGTGTGGCTCTTAACTGGAGACTGAGTGGGGAGTAAACGCTGGAGGTGATATGTGAGAAGGGGTGACAACGCTTGTCAGTACTGAGGAAGGAGTCCACCCCGGGTATTAGGAGCAGTAGCTGACATTTGTGCAAGGCCACTCTCTGACATTTTTGAACAGTggtgatcacagaatcaattaggttggaaaacatcTCTGGGATCATTGAGTCCTATCtgtgaccaaacaccaccatgtcaactagaccatggcaccacgttccacatccagtctttccttaaacacttccagggatggtgactccgcCACTTCCCTTggcagtccattccaatatctaatcatcctttctgtaaataaattcttcctatgtccaatctaaacctcttgtggcacagcttaagactcTGTTCTCTTGTTctgttgctggttgcctgggagaagaggctttAGCCCACATGggtacaacctcctttcaagtagttgtagagagtgataaggtcatCCTcgagtctccttttctccaggttgaacacccccagctccctcagctgctccttacAAGAcgtgttccagacccttcaccagctctgttggccttctctggacacgctccaaCACCTCAATGCCCTgcctgaattgaggggcccagaactggacacagcacttgaggtgtggcTTCAGCAGTGCTGAATAGAAGGGgcaatcacttccctagtcttgctggccacactattcctaATAAAGGCCAtgatgccactggccttcttggccatgTGGGCATACACACTGGTTCATGTTCAGCAGCTGTCAACCaacacccccaggtccttttctgctgggctgctTTGCAGTCACTGTTCCCCTagcctgtagtgctgcctgGGGATtattgtggccaaagtgcaggacccagcactcGGTCTTGTTC includes these proteins:
- the SMARCAL1 gene encoding SWI/SNF-related matrix-associated actin-dependent regulator of chromatin subfamily A-like protein 1, with translation MSSGLTEEQKRRIEENRRIALARRAERLAVQRAAQVGIAAPQVKEQSPGNQGNSKEENNHARFTSQHQQNPNNPVEQKSYLQKGYNHYTANQQMAGSQREQQKNCSEDSEQASGLKRFPTMIPNSLSYSHKCYLDAGSQEHGQQALINLGTFQQSKCYPAFKNSTESSHPRLIDNMHPDDSKNLQSLNKSAIKCVLPSSSAAPSDSEMLINTSRLTERRGEGFVSQASGRMQKLTNSAGVDSTFETASGKKANNVTKGKCVKYGEDRFQVEIGYNAELVTVFKKVPSKAYDPAMKKWNFSLGDYHSLMEAANQLSSVVLEPLEGENAVGLASGSHFIGSGVDVKSLLKMCKNWKKPSALVQGKCVLISRLRFEVDIGYSAEVIGVFKQMDSRNYDVNTRKWNFLLEDYPKLMEVLQSLVSVEVEPLPQAVIQTFAAQLQRSPSRTDIPDADLSVVDSKIVTSLMPFQREGVNFAILRNGRLLLADDMGLGKTIQAICIAAYYQNEWPLLVVTPSSVRFTWAEAFHRWLPSLSPDSTNVIVTGKDNLTGSLINIISFDLLSKMDKQLKSTFQVVIVDESHFLKNIKTARCRAAMPLLKAAKRVILLSGTPAMSRPVELYTQIAAVQPSFFPQFHSFGLRYCDARKMPWGWDYSGSSNLTELKILLEESIMIRRLKSDVLSQLPAKQRKMVVVAPEGINAKTKAVLEAEAKRMAKGYKSKQQEKEALLVFFSRTAEAKIRSVIEYILELLESGNNKFLVFAHHKIMLDAVVAELEKKHVEYIRIDGSTSSVERQSLCQKFQFSEKQVVAVLSLTAANMGLTLSAADLVVFAELFWNPGILIQAEDRAHRIGQTSSVNVHYLVARGTADDYLWPMIQEKIKVLGEAGLSETNFSETAESTNYCPKPDPKQQTIYDLFQRTFSESRDDADDALLLEAADAGCEFDSDSVLQDKEAKTYSVSPRKKQRIEEFFKV